A region of Dermochelys coriacea isolate rDerCor1 chromosome 1, rDerCor1.pri.v4, whole genome shotgun sequence DNA encodes the following proteins:
- the SIM2 gene encoding single-minded homolog 2 isoform X2, with product MYISETASVHLGLSQVELTGNSIYEYIHPSDHDEMTAVLTAHQPLHPHLLQEYEIERSFFLRMKCVLAKRNAGLTCSGYKVIHCSGYLKIRQYILDMSLYDSCYQIVGLVAVGQSLPPSAITEIKLHSNMFMFRASLDLKLIFLDSRVTDLTGYEPQDLIEKTLYHHVHGCDVFHLRYAHHLLLVKGQVTTKYYRLLSKHGGWVWIQSYATIVHNSRSSRPHCIVSVNYVLTDIEYKELQLSLDQVTISKSQFSCRNSMSTSQETRRVAKPKSNKMKAKLRMTPYPQQQYSSFQTDKLECGQVGSWRSSPTANAGTIQEQNFHSENSELLYAPSYSLPFTYHYGHFPVDSHVFSSKKQMLTSKFGQSQGSPCEVARFFLSTLQTSGERQWHYANSLVPTSQSPSKSLPDQPMNIARHNLAQSYEVPIPNRRYSQDATSDSFPSCATSMPNSRYKEEIYNSSIMKPNKMESRIHPSHHLIKEENKLAFSRDLQEKVCVNEKSFSNSIANSLLPKSECFQAKAIGQLSHLLPVPTVYEQTRRICMKEPKYGHINHHAMNLDELDSDDRMTVKLDHDSENEHMMDTRTTGQVPFVFLNYHHVLAKHGTFQTSSCTATGHVAENYGYTSEEVNTFIYKNQSPSSASSPETHKETALPHYIGTSVIIANGR from the exons AGTACGAAATAGAGAGATCGTTTTTTCTCCGGATGAAGTGTGTCTTGGCTAAGAGGAATGCAGGCTTGACATGTAGCGGCTATAAG GTGATCCACTGCAGTGGCTATTTGAAGATACGTCAGTATATACTGGACATGTCCTTGTATGATTCCTGTTACCAAATTGTAGGACTGGTGGCTGTGGGTCAGTCTTTACCTCCCAGTGCAATCACTGAGATCAAGCTTCACAGTAACATGTTCATGTTCAGAGCAAGTCTGGACTTAAAACTTATATTCCTAGATTCCAG GGTGACTGATTTAACTGGATACGAGCCCCAAGACTTGATAGAGAAGACCCTCTACCACCATGTTCATGGCTGCGATGTCTTCCATTTACGATATGCTCACCATCTCT TGTTGGTGAAAGGCCAAGTCACAACCAAGTACTATCGACTACTGTCCAAGCATGGAGGTTGGGTTTGGATACAGAGCTATGCTACCATCGTGCATAACAGCCGTTCATCTCGGCCTCACTGCATAGTGAGTGTCAATTATGTCCTTAC AGATATTGAGTACAAGGAACTTCAATTATCACTGGACCAGGTTACCATTTCTAAGTCACAATTTTCATGCAGAAACTCAATGTCTACCTCACAAGAAACAAGGAGAGTAGCAAAACCCAAAAGTAATAAAATGAAGGCAAAACTCAGAATGACTCCTTACCCGCAACAG cAATACAGCTCATTCCAAACAGACAAACTGGAATGTGGCCAGGTTGGAAGCTGGAGATCCAGCCCTACAGCGAATGCAGGCACCATCCAAGAACAGAATTTCCATTCAGAAAACAGTGAACTTTTATATGCCCCCTCATATAGTTTGCCTTTCACATACCATTATGGACACTTCCCTGTAGATTCTCATGTCTTCAGTAGCAAAAAACAAATGCTGACTTCTAAATTTGGGCAGTCTCAAGGATCACCTTGTGAAGTGGCTCGTTTTTTCTTGAGTACGTTGCAGACAAGTGGAGAGCGCCAATGGCATTATGCCAACTCTTTAGTACCTACCAGCCAGTCACCGTCTAAAAGTCTTCCCGATCAACCAATGAATATTGCACGTCATAATCTTGCACAGAGTTATGAAG TGCCCATACCAAACAGAAGATACAGCCAAGATGCTACATCTGACAGCTTTCCAAGTTGTGCAACATCCATGCCAAACAGCAGATACAAAGAAGAGATTTACAACTCCAGCATCATGAAACCCAACAAAATGGAAAGCAGGATACATCCATCTCATCATCTcattaaagaagaaaacaagttAGCTTTCAGCAGAGACCTACAAGAAAAAGTGTGTGTCAATGAAAAGTCTTTTTCAAACTCCATAGCTAATTCCTTGTTGCCAAAATCAGAATGTTTTCAGGCTAAAGCTATTGGACAATTAAGTCATCTCCTGCCAGTGCCAACAGTATATGAACAAACAAGGAGAATATGTATGAAAGAACCAAAATATGGGCATATTAACCATCATGCTATGAATCTGGATGAACTAGACAGTGACGACAGAATGACAGTAAAGCTTGACCATGACTCTGAAAATGAACACATGATGGATACGAGAACTACTGGACAAGTCCCATTTGTATTTCTGAACTATCACCATGTTTTAGCCAAACATGGTACATTTCAAACCTCATCATGTACAGCAACAGGACATGTAGCAGAAAATTATGGATACACTTCTGAAGAggtaaatacatttatttataaaaaccaAAGTCCATCATCAGCCTCTTCTCCAGAAACCCACAAGGAGACTGCACTACCCCATTATATCGGAACTTCTGTAATAATAGCCAATGGGAGGTGA